The genomic interval ctgttagtaaatctggcctcTTGCATGCTAGATCATCTCGACATTCACAATATGCTTTCAAATATAACTTCTTAACATGATGAAgctaaacaatattttgaaatgcatAATTATGGAGTATAGACACATATATGtgtatttacatatttacatacattaATGCAAAAGTATTTGTGCAGTTCATTATCTGACTTTTTGCAGCATGTGGACTAGGCAGACATTTTCAGTGCATCGACATCTTTGTTTTTGGGGAGCCTTTGGGTTCTTGTGGGGAGGCGGAGGGCTCCTCAGGCTTCCTGGCTGGAGACGAGGACGCAGGGGACTGTGAGACTCGACCGGACTCTCGGTTGTGGGGCGAGGAAGGGGCGGGTGGGCTCTGACTGTGTCCCTTCCTCCGGCGATGGTGTGGTGGGGATTTGGTAGAGGTGCGAGGGTATCTGCGAGAGGACCGTGCTGGAGGCTCAAGCAAGTCAGATGGAGGAGGTAGTGAGCTGCTGTAGCTTGGAGGGCTGCCGCTAATGGAGCTGCATGTTTCACATGTTGATGCTGGTTCACCAGGAGGAGAATCCTGAGGAGGTCAAGTGCAGGCATTTACAGTCTCCACACGCCTACATCATTGCACTTTCGTATTATCAAGACATGGAAAACTTCTAGGCTATTCTTGTAACACAGATAtaataacatcataacataTTCTTCTGTATATTAGAATATGTGAAAACATGAATTTTAATGTGAAATACAAAGAAATGTTTCTAAAGCAGTCAGATGTTTCTAGGTTCAACCTTTGCTCTATGACTCACAGACAGCTCTACTGAGGTAATGGACCACTCATCCACTTGAAAGGCTATTTTTAACCATAAAGTGGGTGCGCTGGGAGAGGGAAATTAAACCATGATGTCATAATACCTTCTCTTTTAAGATGTAGAGTGATACAGGATTCCTTCGCTCATGATCAGTCATTATTGGGATGACATCATCTAGATATATAAATGAACAATtagaaataatataatataatataatataatataatataatataatataatataatataatataatataataataaatacaccaTCAGGCACAACATTTTGACCACTGACAGAAGAAGTGAATCACACTGATTATCTTTTCATCACGGCACcagttagtgggtgggatattttAGGCAGCAagttaacattttgtcctcaaagttgatttgttagaagcagaaaaattgggcaagcataaggatttgagcgagtttaaTAAGGGCTAaatttgtgatggctagatgactgggttagagcatctccaaaaatacagctcttgtggggtgttccagGTCTGCAGTGGTCGCAATCTATCAAAAATGGTCCagggaaggaacagtggtaaaCTGGCGGCTGGGtaatgggcggccaaggctcattgatgcacgtgaggtgcgaaggctggcccgtgtggacCGATCAAActgacaagctactgtagctcaaattactcaagaagttaatgctggtacTGATAGAAACGTGTTATAATACACAgtacatcacagtttgttgcatatgggactgcatagctgcagaccagtctgGGTTCCCATGCTGACACCTGTCCAAAAgggccaacagtgggcatgtgagcatcagaactggaccacggagcaatggaagaaggtggcctggtcagATGAATCACATGAATGGCCGAGTGTGTCACTAacttggggaacacatggcaccaggatgcactatgggaagaaggcaagccgacggaagcagtgtgatgctttgggcaatgttttgctggaaaaccttgggtcctgccattaatgtggatgttactttgacacataccacctacaTAAGCAttattgcagaccatgtacaccctttaaataaaacgGTTTtacctggtggctgtggcctctttcagcaggataatgcaccctggcacaaagcaaaaatggtccaggaatggtttaagaagcacaacaagtttgaggtgttgttgacttggcctccaaaatccccaaatctcaatccaattggGCATCTGTGGAATGTGCTGAAAAAACAAGTCCGGTCCATGGAGGCCCCATTTTGCAACCtataggacttaaaggatctgctgctaacatcttggtgccacaTACCACAGCACAACTTCagggggtctagtggagtcctgCCTCGACGACAGACGAGCcaggctgttttggcagcaaaagggggactaaCAATATttggaaggtggtcataatgttatgcctgatctgtgtataatacaagtccttctaaaaaaatagcatattgtgatgaagttcattattttccataatgtaatgataaaaaataaactttcatatattttagattcattgcacaccaactgaaatatttcaggtcttttattgttttaatactgatgattttggcatacagctcatgaaaaccccaaattccaaaatttctcaaaaaattagcatatcatgaaaaggttctctaaatgagctattaacttaatcatctgaatcaactaattaactctaaacacctgcaaaagattcctgaggcttttaaaaactcccagcctggttcatttctcaaaaccacaatcatgggtaagactgccgacctgactgctgtccagaaggccatcattgacaccctcaagcgagagggtaagacacagaaagaaatttctgaacgaataggctgttcccagagtgctgtatcaaggcacctcagtgggaagtctgtgggaaggaaaaagtgtggcaaaaaacgctgcacaacaagaagaggtgaccggaccctgaggaagattgtggagaaggaccgattccagaccttgggggacctgcggaagcagtggactgagtctggagtagaaacatccagagccaccgtgcacagacgtgtgcaggaaatgggctacaggtgccgcattccccaggtcaagccactttaggctacagagaagcagcactggactgttgctcagtggtccaaagtacttttttcggatgaaagcaaattttgcatgtcattcggaaatcaaggtgccagagtctggaggaagactggggagaaggaaatgccaaaatgcctgaagtccagtgtcaagtacccacagtcagtgatggtctggggtgccatgtcagctgctggtgttggtccactgtgttttatcaagggcagggtcaatgcagccagctatcaggagattttggagcccttcatgcttccatctgctgaaaagctttatggagatgaagattttgtttttcagcacgacctggcacctgctcacagtgccaaaaccactggtaaatggtttactgaccatggtattactgtgctcaattggtctgccaactctcctgacctgaaccccaaagagaatctgtgggatattgtgaagagaaagttgagagacgcaagacccaacactctggatgagcttaaggccgctatcgaagcatcctgggcctccataacacctcagcagtgccacaggctgatcgcctccatgccacgccgcattgaagcagtcatttctgcaaaagtattcccgaccaagtattgagtgcataactgaacataattatttgaaggttgactttttttgtattaaaaacacttttcttttattggtcggatgaaatatgctaattttttgagataggaatttggggttttcatgagctgtatgccaaaatcatcagtattaaaacaatataagacctgaaatatttcagttggtgtgcaatgaatctgaaatatatgaaagtttaatatattaaatgtatatatacaatatatatattgtatgtataaatgtatgtatatatacaatatatatatatatatatatatatatatatatatatatatatatatatatatatatatatatatatatatatatatatatatatattatttatttatttttttaacctaatttacaaattaaaatctCAGTGGGCACTTGAAGCAAATATATTAGGTCAAATAAATTTCAGCTGACAAAAAAGTATATGGGAATCCCTGCATTGGATTTAAATATGAGACTTCTGAAGACATTTGGTTAGATAACTCACTGAAGCTGAGTgataattcaaataataatgaatgtgttaatCAGTAGGTAATTAGATATGCAATGTTGCAATGTTTAGAAAACACTTAAAGTGTTTGATTTCTGTTAATCCAATCAAATAAAATGCTGAGTCTCCGATTTCAGTGTGGAAGACCTTCTGAACATACAAGCAGTAGCATTTTTAGAAAGGAACATttgcaatataaaaataaaacagtagTGAGAATCAATGAATATTTGAATGCCATGGTCAGAATAACATCTAATCGTGATCAATAAAAAAGTAAGTGTAGTGTAAGTGTTTggaatctgattacgtaatccAGATTACATGCAATCATCTTTAACCActccaaatatatataatataatataatataatataatataatataatataatataatataatataatataatataatataatataatataataaaatataatatataaaaatagagAAAACTATGCaacaatatatacatatatatatatatatatatatatatatatatatatatatatatatatatatatatatatataatcaatcaAGTAGTATCAGTAAAGTAACCTTATTAGCCAGGGTGTATTTATTTTGATGATcattcaataaatattaaataacaaCATGATTTCATTGAATATATACATACCCTCAGGCATGACATCATGATACCTGATGTGATGGTTTTGTGGAATGGTTCTTGGTATAATAGTTTTAGACTTCTGTTTTTTTGACCTGTCGATGAAAGTATGGCGACATGTTAATTTACACTAATAGTGTTAACTTGATGGCTGAGTGGAAATAGATCTAAAAGAAAtctaaaagaaaaataaattcatACTTTTTTGATGGCCTCCAGCAAGCACACATGGTTACAAGGGTGACGAGAAGGAAGATGCCAACTGTAGACAATATGATATAAAGGGAGCTCCTTTCTGAAAACAAGAACATTTTCAACCATTTTGTTTCCTAAAGAACTGCTAATATTACATGAACATATTTGTAgaatatacaccaatcaggcataacattatgactattattgtgttggtccctcttttgcaattaaaacagccctgacccatcaaaGCATGGACCTTTAAGGTgtactgtggtatctggcaccaagatgttagcagcagatcctttaaatcGTGTAAGCTGCGAgatccatggatcggacttgtttgttcatcaCATCCCACATATTGGTTTGAGATATAGGAAACtttttgttgtgctcctcaaaccattactAAACCATTTTAGCTTTGcagcagggcacattatccttctgaaagaggccacagcctcCAGTGAGTGTTGTTTCTAACAGATgtttacatggtctgcaacaatggttaggtaggtggtatgtgtcaaagtaacatccacatgaattgcaggacccaaggttttccagcagaacattgcccaaagcatcacaatgCCTCCACtgttcccatagtgcatcctggtgccatgtgttccccaggaaaGTGACGCATATGCACCTAGCCATACACATGATATGAAAGAAAATgggattcatcagaccaggccactttcttccattgctccatggtccagttctgatgctcacttgTTGATTGTTGGAGCTTGTGCACTGTTGGTGGACAGGTGTCAGCATGGgaaccctgactggtctgtggctatgcaggcccatatgcaacaaactgacacatttctatcagaatctgcattaaagggatagttcactttgaaattacattttgatatgttttagcttacctcatgggcttccgagatgtaggagtatttgtttccccagtagtttaaattttgataattttaagtcaaaccgttcttgtctatgcctcacataatgcaggtctatggtcaccacctcaaagagcatacacagagaagtccaaattaaacaatcccccatcgtaagtacacactgatggcctaaggcACGAAACGAGCAGTTGTGTGAAAGAGTGTGAAAAAACGaaaagtatttatatcgtttttacctcttatacaccactacgtccgactgatccgagggcacgcgtgcgtgtttcctgttgtgacattcgcgcgttctggctttagtctgtGCAAGCGCGAAAAATGCCggaagtggatctctcgcgCGTGTACGTCTCTCATTGTTTGCACAATGCACAGAAATTTGGGAAGTGTTACCTTTCACTGAGAAGATCTAAACATAATTAGACGTACAGGACATCGCAATGGAAGAAGATTTCGATATATTAACAGACAACGTTGAATTTCTTTTCACaatcatatttatttgaacCAGAATACACTGATCAAGAACTCAGAGCGATGGAGGAAGCCTCCACTGCATCAGCACGTCTTCATGCCTCAGAGAGACAGAGATCTCTATAAAATTGGTGGTGTTCTTGTAGCAAGAGTTGTGAGATGCCAACAGAAGTGGAGAGCATATGTTGTCACAAATGGAACATAGCAATGCCACAACTACAAGACGACGACGAGGACATTGACAGTATCGCATCACACACCTGCCTAACTAAAGATCCTGAGTTTTCTCCGCTGTTGAGTCGCAGCGTTTTGCACGTTGTGTTTAGATTTCCACATATAAACTGGAGGCAACGTCCAAGGCCAGAGGGACCCAATGGCACGCTGTCAATAGAATGAGTAAtgtgttgtattttttattattattgcaacGATTATAGGTAGGTAAGTCAGTACTATGCGATCCACTCCTTGCTTTGTAAAATCATCAGGGGAAAAATGATCGCTGCAGACCCTCCACAACTTTAGTACTTTTATGGGTGTGTTGATATCCAGCCGAAGAGcaatcaaccataactccaagAGAGCACGCTCATAAattgggaatttgtgaaaactcACCACTCCCGGATGAGTTTGCGCAAGCATACGTAATTGTTTTCTTTTACGTCGAGACGTACATGCGCAAGAGATCCACTTCCGGCGCTTTCTgcgcttgcgcagactaaagccagaacgcgcgaatgtcacaacaggaaacacgcacgcgtgccctcggatcagtcggacgcagtggtgtacaagaggtaaaaacgatataaatactgttcgttttctcacacaaaccgctcgtttcgtgtcttaggccatcagtgtgtacttacgatgggggattgtttaatttggacttctctgtgtatgctctttgaggtggtgaccatagacctgcattatgtgaggtacagacaagaacggtttgacctaaaatgataaaaattgaaactactggggaaacaaatactcctacatctcggatgcccatgaggtaagctaaaacatatacaatttttatttcaaagtgaactatccctttaaaggaagtgtatgtaagattgtggccaaaactggtactgaaATCACTTTCAGACGACTGTAGAGCgctgtatcccctctccccctcacCCCTTggctcgaggttgccagataggctccaggatccagcaggaacgtttgtagctgcagctgtggtaactagagcagagctggcaacctggatgccgaaacactactgacttcctGATTGGTAGATAgttggagggtggagcttcaggccaaaacaaaacatgttAACATCAACATCatttgagggctgcaacaacaacttttaaatgacaatctcctggccggactactgttttctgtgatataagtatttgaaattaaatggttagttcacccaaaaacgaaactgatgtcattaatgaaccaaaatatattttctaagcttcaagagattctaattaactaaaaGATCTcatatatggactactttgatgatgcttttattccctttctggacattgacagtatagtgtgcatacacttggatacactctctgactaaatatataaaatatcttatgtgttccgaagatgaccTCCatggtcttatgggtgtggaatgatattagggtcattaatgaccctaaaaaaattcatttttgggtgaactaaccctttaacatgatttcttaatgtctagtgacatatcagggccattttaagattaattgaaatacatttcttacatacagctcCTTTAACTTCATGGtcagtttgagctacagtagctcgtctgtttgatcaaaccacacaggccagcctttgctcccctaGTGCATCAATGACCCTGCCGCCGGTTCACCATTGTTCCTTCCttagaccacttttgatagagaacACCCCACAACATCAGCTTTGAGGACAACATGTTTACCTGTTGtttaatatatcccacccactaacaggtgccgtgatgaagagacaATCAATGTTAATCACTTCACCGTtcactggtcataatgttttgccTGATGGGTGTATAATACAGTATCAGTGTATTTAAAAGTGATGTTTAAATGTTCCCATTCTTACTGTAAACTGTGAGCTTGACTGGCAAACTTCTCATGCTACTAATAGGGTTCTCCACCATACAACTGTAGACGTCATCATCGACCATCTGAACGCGTGTGATGGTCAGAATCTTCTGGTCTGATGACAGCAGCAAACGGGTCTCATTTAGTAAAGGATGGCCACCTTTTGCCCAGCCATAGGTGGTCTTTGTGCCCGTGTCATGGGTGCAGTTTAGTGTGAAATTCTCTGTCAGTTCCAGAACAGTGGAAGTGACCATGAGGACGTGTGGCTTAGAGATTGGCTCTGGTAAAACATCCGCCATGATTTTATTAGTGTGATTTAATGGTATCATAATGATTCCCAAGTGTTTACAATGTCTTTAAAAATTTCTTAAACTAGAGTCTTACCGTCCACCGTCAGGTCGATGCTGCCCTCTCCAGTGAAGGTGTCGTCGGTTATGGAGATCTCTACTTCATAAGTGCCCTCATCAGACAGCCTGAGGTTATGCAGGAGCAGTGTACCATTCTCAAACACAATGATACGGTCTCTGTATTCCGGCCGCAGGTTACCAATGATCTCTGTGCCAATAGACTGGACCACTGTAACTGGTTTGTCTCTCTTCAGCTGCCATTTGATTACAGGAGGATCCAGACTGGTGCTTGAGTATCGAACAGACAGCAGAGCTTCTCCACCTACTGTCCCTCTGATCAGTGTCTCAGAACTGGTTATGTTCACCCCCTGAACACATGCTGTGACATGAACATCTATTAAATATCTGCTTTATACGATTAATGTTAGTTTGTCAAAATGTGAAGAGATCAAGTCAGTCATTGTGACATCATTATCAAGTTCATACAGTCATTACCTGATCTTGCTgcaaatcaaaataaatatatatgccTAAATGTATGCCTTATTATGTTTTAAGGTGTTCTTGTTACATACcttcactgtcagaaaaaaggtacatttctgtcactggggtggtaccctaaggtacaaaaccaaaaaggtactatatgtacctttaaggttccactatgtacctttaaggtactaatttgcaccatttaggggtgagtaaggtacaaagatgtacctttttattttctgcctcagggtaccgccccagtgacagcactgtacctttttttctgagagtgtttaAGTGCTTTGTAATTTTAATTAACAGTATACTTACTAGCGTTAGGGTTGGGTTAGATGCATGTAATTACAAATAGTGTACTGTTATTACCACAGTAATGTAAAAAGGAtagtgtaaaataaagtgttaccaaaaagaTTTGTGTATGAAATGCTTATAAAACGTCCATTAATTTGGATCACAcagttttaaaggtgtcatgaaccgGCTTTTTTAACTCTTAGgaatttcaccattcaatgtgaatttatctgaggatattcttaaataaggacatctattcagtgattggttcatgcctatgacatcatccaaaattccatttgtggcacagcaaaTTGTCGTAAATCCACtctaagactagcacttaagatttagtcctacactttaagcgcagctttgagccaagattttttttacttttaaaggggtacttcagtgctgggaagatgaatctgtatttgaactgggtcatcaatgcagtagaaatgtgaaattatttttgaatttggtgctttctagactgagaaaagacagaaaatctatttttgtcccatggggatgaaagactacaattcccagaatgcttcgctgccctgtgccattccccaacgccaccaacttgattacagtgactgagttagagaagacactacaattaaaaactgaacttgtctgttcaatataatgagtgagtcaccgcgcgagtatcacagcactgagcactaactgcacgagtgatgagagctgaggtaatcgcgactacactcgcggcatacattcacaacgcgagttcagtttggcgcttttcagttcatgcctttacaagcttaactttcatagaaattaatttgagaagttaaaagacttacattgctcaccatagctccgtttaaataatcctgtagctgagctgagctctccctgcaagctgagtgtaatctcccatcccccatgcgcgaattcaaaacatgcggaaatggctccctctgctggctgtagtctttagcctttggccaaacattcctcctatgatgcaaaaatcgtcaatttgcatcataggaggaatttttctagaaataaaatgcataaatctcttgtctcagggagatatgaggggggaaagcacaataatttgaatatactccagggtttctactgatacaaagccatatgctaatcgctgaagtaaccctttaagtcaattcttagcagtgttcttgtgagtaattctaagatgtttgaCAAATACAGGCCCAGATCTTTAAAGATCAAGACATTAAGTAAATTAGGCATTTCAATCTTTAAAGTCTTTAAAGTCGCTATGTAATGGAAGTGGCGACTTCTTTATTGTGACGTACATCTGAGGACGGGTTCTATGCATTGAGTGTTGATTGGTTAGAGACGGAATGAAAGCTTTAGGTCGATTGCAAGAAAggggcgtttccgttgtgttgtggtttaatttagtacggctgcactactgggccaccgtaaaGCAAAGGTTTCCACTAGATGAAATTCGTTCAATGTGGTCATTTTTTAATGTGAGGAGTGCAAGTGTGcctattttttcccccagaacCATTTAACCTACCTTTTATCAAGTTTTGTACCATTCCAGTAAGGTTTGTCAAAAATGACTGAGGAGCATTCGAGGGTTAAAAATGTGATTAGTTTCCATATTATTTAGACTTTAAGTTCCATATGTGTTCACTTTAGATGATTGTTCAGTAGTGCGTAGATTTAGCGGTCCCCTTATTATTGTTTCTACACACACAGGGAAGATTACACTTAATGTGTCAGTTTGTTAAGACTCTCCCTGCCTTCTGTCTTACTTCACTGCAATCTTGTGCAAATGAAGCCATAATAATACTCATCAGATCCCATTGACAGACAGAAAAAAACACCATAACCTTCATACAGGATACTTGCACAGCCTAAAACACCCTTTACAACTGAGCCTTTTCAGATTTTGACTCATCAAATCACATAGCAAATGGCTAGGTAACAGTCCAAAAATGAATCACAGGTCTGTTCCGATAGGCTcagataacaacaacaacaacaacaacaacaacaataataataataataataataataataataataataataataataataataataataataataaaggaaCTAGTTATTTTAGCAATATACACAACTGCTTTAAAGTTTGGGGGTGGCAAATTCTTAATGTCTTCTTTGCTGAACGTCagcattcatttgatcaaaaatagtaaaacattttaatattgtgaaatattatcacaaaataaaaagttttctattttaatacattttaaaatgtaacttattCCTGTGGTGGCAGAGTTGAgttttcatcatcattacttcagtcttcagtttctcattattatgagtgttgaaacagctttttaaatttttttgtggaaactgatttttttttattttttacatatgtTTTTAATGAATAGAAGTTCAAAagattagcatttttttttggggggggggggggggggaatgctgtttcatgcataccactgagctttttacactgttaaagacttggattcctatcctaaacatggactaagttggacgtttgatggagtatttctgtgtcaaaaatactccttctggtttctcacaagtttcagagagttttttctAGTATGGGTCTGCTTGACGTtgaaagagcaaatgcacgccccataaacactgctctcaaggtgcagatccactcgtccgcgCAATACTTCTGTCGcgctgcgctccactttattcctgaCTTTATTAAACAACTTTAACACGCCCgcacagcattccaggaaggcagtgctgcatttgaaccgatttaaaCGCAGAAATTACaagaagcgtcacaacatcacgcttcagtcgtgtcgcaataGTGGATATcgacggtcactgctgtcacaggactagcagtgagtaaaactggcttcaaatgtctatgttggctatcgtcgcgtaagtaaacatcagtaaacaacacgattgtgtataatgttagttaatttatcaatggagcatgcgatgtatggtgtgtttaaatacatttgtttagctgactaaTATGTCAgtgtgtttattgtaaaaccacccaaacataaagctaggctagg from Pseudorasbora parva isolate DD20220531a chromosome 3, ASM2467924v1, whole genome shotgun sequence carries:
- the hepacamb gene encoding hepatic and glial cell adhesion molecule b isoform X1; the protein is MKAEKEAFSWASAAFAAPLLLILAVLIHSACVQGVNITSSETLIRGTVGGEALLSVRYSSTSLDPPVIKWQLKRDKPVTVVQSIGTEIIGNLRPEYRDRIIVFENGTLLLHNLRLSDEGTYEVEISITDDTFTGEGSIDLTVDEPISKPHVLMVTSTVLELTENFTLNCTHDTGTKTTYGWAKGGHPLLNETRLLLSSDQKILTITRVQMVDDDVYSCMVENPISSMRSLPVKLTVYKRSSLYIILSTVGIFLLVTLVTMCACWRPSKKSKKQKSKTIIPRTIPQNHHIRYHDVMPEDDVIPIMTDHERRNPVSLYILKEKDSPPGEPASTCETCSSISGSPPSYSSSLPPPSDLLEPPARSSRRYPRTSTKSPPHHRRRKGHSQSPPAPSSPHNRESGRVSQSPASSSPARKPEEPSASPQEPKGSPKTKMSMH
- the hepacamb gene encoding hepatic and glial cell adhesion molecule b isoform X2, giving the protein MKAEKEAFSWASAAFAAPLLLILAVLIHSACVQGVNITSSETLIRGTVGGEALLSVRYSSTSLDPPVIKWQLKRDKPVTVVQSIGTEIIGNLRPEYRDRIIVFENGTLLLHNLRLSDEGTYEVEISITDDTFTGEGSIDLTVDEPISKPHVLMVTSTVLELTENFTLNCTHDTGTKTTYGWAKGGHPLLNETRLLLSSDQKILTITRVQMVDDDVYSCMVENPISSMRSLPVKLTVYNDVIPIMTDHERRNPVSLYILKEKDSPPGEPASTCETCSSISGSPPSYSSSLPPPSDLLEPPARSSRRYPRTSTKSPPHHRRRKGHSQSPPAPSSPHNRESGRVSQSPASSSPARKPEEPSASPQEPKGSPKTKMSMH